Genomic DNA from Thermosipho ferrireducens:
AAGTTGGAATATCTGAGATTATGGATTTTGTTGGAAAGCATGCTGAAAAATATATTTTGATACTAACATCTGACCATGGAGAAGAGTTAATGGAACATGGCAATATTGACCATTTACCAAAATTATACGATGAAATTTTGCACGTTCCGTTTATGATTGCGACAAATATAGAAAAATTGAGAGAGCAGTTTAAAAGTGTAAAAAATAATCTGATTTCTTTAATAGATTTACCGGTTACATTAGTAGATACTCTGGGCTTTGAGAAACCAAAAGAGTGGCAGGGATTAAATTTTGTAAAGAAAAAAAGAGATTTTATTTATGCAGAAAGTTTCAGGCAGAAAAACTCTCCACGGCATGATCCAGCTATGAGAGGTGTAAGGAATTATTGTGTAAGAACTTTAGAATGGAAATATATGATGCTTGATACAAAAGAGACGTTTTTTGATTTACAAAAAGATCCATATGAACTCAAACCCGAAAGTGTTCCAGAGAAAATAAAAAATTATGTCAAAGAAATTCTTAAAAATGAACTTAAAAATCGTTTAAAAGTTATAGTTGGAAATAAGCTTTCAAACAAGAAGGAATTCAAAAAGGAAAATGAAGGTAACAGGGGCGAAGGGTTTTTACTATCGGAGTTGAAAGGAGAAAATTATGGTAAAGTAGTAGAGTTTTTTAAGAAGGTTGCGCCAAAGACCGATAAAGATTATGTAATTTTATCTCTTGCATATTACAATCTTAAAAAAAGGAATGAAGCTATTACTGCTTTAAAAAGAGCTCTTACCATTAATCCTGGCAACCTCGATGCTCTTTTTAACCTTTCGCAGATTTATCATGAAATGCGAAAATGGAGCAAATTATACGATGTTGCTAAAAGATATTTTGAAATTGATCCGAACAACTGGCAGATTAACGATATGTTGTGCGATGTTTATGCATTTGAAGGACATTTTGAAAAAGCAATAGAATATCTTCAGAGAGCTTTGAACTTTGCTCCAAAGGAAATATTACCTGAGATAGGTGAAAAAATACATTTTTTAAAATCAAAAGAAAAGGAAGTAGAGAATAAACCGAAATTAGCATTTATATGCGCGAAGGGGTTAGATAGTTTTTTGGATGATATAGTGAAAAGTTTAAGTAGTGAATATTGGGTGAAAAAATATAGAGTTAATAATTCAAAAGAGATATATTCGGCGATAGATTGGGCAGATATAATATGGTTTGAATGGGCAAATGAAGTGGCTATCATCGGTACTAATTATCCAAAAATTGTTGGCAAATCAGTATTTGTAAGACTGCATAGTTATGAGTTATTTACAACGTATCCTGTGAAAATAAACTGGAACAATGTTAATAAGATAATTTTTGTAGCTCCTCATATTAAGGAAATTTTTGAAAGATCATTTCCGAGAATTTTAGAAAAAGTTAATTGGGAAGTTGTTTATAATGGAATAGATCTGGATAACGTCTCTTTTGAAAAAAAAGAAAAAGGATATGATATAGCGTGGGTTGCTCATATAAATCACAAAAAAAATCCTGAAATGATAATCCAAATAATTAAGAAATTAACAGAAGTTGATGAGCGTTACAAAATACATGTGGCTGGAGATTTTCAGGAAAGGCGTTACGAACTTTATTTAAAGCACATGGTTAAGAGAATGAGATTAGAAAGAAATGTGATATTTTATGGATGGATAGATGATATGGAAGAATGGTGGAAAGATAAAAATTATCTACTTTCTACAAGTGTGTTTGAAAGTTTTGGCTTTGCCATAATAGAGGCAATGGCAAGGGGTATAAAGCCGGTAATTCACAGTTTTTATGGAGCAGAAAGGTTATATCCTGAAAATTTACTTTTCGATACGATAGATGAGGCAGTTCAATTTATAATCTCAGGTGATTATAATTCCGCGGAATACAGGAGTTTTGTTGAAAGGTATTCGTTAAAGAAACAAATTAAAGAAATAAAAAAAATCTTAAAATTTAAATCAGGGAGAGGAAATTAGCATGGATATAACTGGGTATTTAAGAAACGGAGACTTTAAAAGAGTAATCGAAGCATTTTCAAAGTTAAAGTCCAGGACAGCAAGTGATTACGTAGCTTTATCCCTGGCATATTACAATCTGGGAGAAAAGAATCGTGCAATAGCTGCTTTGAAAAAAGCAATTAAAATAGAACCGAAAAATTTAGATGCACTTTTTAATCTTGCCCATATTTACCACGAAATAAAAAAGTGGGATAAGTTGGAAGACATAGCACTAAAATACCTTAGTCTCGATCCTCATAATTGGGAAATTAACGATATGCTATGTGATTTATATATTTTTGAAGGACATTTTGAAAAAGCTATAGAATACCTTAAAAGAGTCCTGGAAAATGTTCCGGAAAATTTAGTTTTTCAAGTGAAAGAAAAAATGAGCTACTTAAAAAAGAAGATAGAAGAGTCCAAAAAGAAAACGAGAGTGGCATTTGTATGCCAAAAAGGATTGGGACATTTTTTAAACGGTATAATATACGGCATAAGCGATGAATACTGGGTAAAGAAGTTTTTAGTTACAGAGAATGAAGAAGTCTATAGAGCAATAGATTGGGCAGATATAGTGTGGTTTGAATGGGCAAATGAAGTAGCAATTATTGGAAGCAATTATTCTGGAATTGAAGGGAAGCCTGCAATTGTAAGATTACATAGGTATGAAGCTTTTAGAGAATTTCCTGAAATGATTAGATGGAACAACATATCTACCCTGGTATTGGTGTCTCATTCTATGAAAGAAGTTATAAGAAAATATCATCCCGAAATTGGAAAGAAAACACAGATAGAAGTAATTTATAATGGGATAGATTTAAGTACAGTGTCGTTTAAAAAGAGAAATAAAGGGTATAATATTGCTTTTGCAGCATATATTAATAGCAGGAAAAACATACAGCTAGCACTCCAAATTATGAAAAAATTAATAGCCATAGACAAAAGATACAAACTACATATAGCCGGTGATTTTCAAGAATTGGTGCTTGATCTTTATTTAGATTATATGGTGAAAGAAATGGGGTTAGAAAATAACGTGATATTTTATGGATGGGTTGATAATATGGAGGAATGGTGGGAAGATAAAAATTATTTGCTTTCTACAAGCATTCATGAAGGTCATCCGTACAATATTATGGAAGCAATGGCACGTGGCATAAAACCTGTGATTCATAATTTTTATGGAGCGAAAGAACTTTATGAACAGCGTTGGATATTTAACGATATAGATAAGGCATGCAAAATAATAGCCAGTAAGGAATATGATTCAGAATATTATAGAAATTTTGTTCGGAAGAAAGGATGGTTGCTGGATAATCAAATAACTCAGGTTAGGAAGTTAATTAGTAAGTTGAAAAAAACAGTCAATTTGAAAATTTCAGAAATAAAAAAGGAACCAGACTTAAACAATTTGGATGAAGTTGATAAACATCTAAATTATTTATCACAGATTTCTGAAAAAGACTATGTAAAATTTCTGGAAGATTTTATTGTAAAGAGTCGTTTCCCTGTGGATTTTAAGATGGAATATTATTCTTATTCTTTGTATAGAAATATGAGAAATTACGATAGGTTTTCATACATTTCAGATGTTATACCAGAATATTTTCATAAAGAAGGAAAAAAAGTATTTGAAAACAT
This window encodes:
- a CDS encoding sulfatase-like hydrolase/transferase — protein: MKEALVLITIDTMRYDDKIFLLENDGGFIDFKNVFATGTSTPFVFPGIFASCYPAVYRPSVPKLAEVLKSNGYATFGHNGGNVYCSDVNGYDVGFDFFKDRFKQNTMTGLSTYIPSYNDILSDFFKWIDEVKSEKIFSWLHFMDLHGRWDHFKYLSEEYRRIALKVYQKKSKKLEFDSRELSDYKNLRAEVLKHLKVGISEIMDFVGKHAEKYILILTSDHGEELMEHGNIDHLPKLYDEILHVPFMIATNIEKLREQFKSVKNNLISLIDLPVTLVDTLGFEKPKEWQGLNFVKKKRDFIYAESFRQKNSPRHDPAMRGVRNYCVRTLEWKYMMLDTKETFFDLQKDPYELKPESVPEKIKNYVKEILKNELKNRLKVIVGNKLSNKKEFKKENEGNRGEGFLLSELKGENYGKVVEFFKKVAPKTDKDYVILSLAYYNLKKRNEAITALKRALTINPGNLDALFNLSQIYHEMRKWSKLYDVAKRYFEIDPNNWQINDMLCDVYAFEGHFEKAIEYLQRALNFAPKEILPEIGEKIHFLKSKEKEVENKPKLAFICAKGLDSFLDDIVKSLSSEYWVKKYRVNNSKEIYSAIDWADIIWFEWANEVAIIGTNYPKIVGKSVFVRLHSYELFTTYPVKINWNNVNKIIFVAPHIKEIFERSFPRILEKVNWEVVYNGIDLDNVSFEKKEKGYDIAWVAHINHKKNPEMIIQIIKKLTEVDERYKIHVAGDFQERRYELYLKHMVKRMRLERNVIFYGWIDDMEEWWKDKNYLLSTSVFESFGFAIIEAMARGIKPVIHSFYGAERLYPENLLFDTIDEAVQFIISGDYNSAEYRSFVERYSLKKQIKEIKKILKFKSGRGN
- a CDS encoding glycosyltransferase family 4 protein — its product is MDITGYLRNGDFKRVIEAFSKLKSRTASDYVALSLAYYNLGEKNRAIAALKKAIKIEPKNLDALFNLAHIYHEIKKWDKLEDIALKYLSLDPHNWEINDMLCDLYIFEGHFEKAIEYLKRVLENVPENLVFQVKEKMSYLKKKIEESKKKTRVAFVCQKGLGHFLNGIIYGISDEYWVKKFLVTENEEVYRAIDWADIVWFEWANEVAIIGSNYSGIEGKPAIVRLHRYEAFREFPEMIRWNNISTLVLVSHSMKEVIRKYHPEIGKKTQIEVIYNGIDLSTVSFKKRNKGYNIAFAAYINSRKNIQLALQIMKKLIAIDKRYKLHIAGDFQELVLDLYLDYMVKEMGLENNVIFYGWVDNMEEWWEDKNYLLSTSIHEGHPYNIMEAMARGIKPVIHNFYGAKELYEQRWIFNDIDKACKIIASKEYDSEYYRNFVRKKGWLLDNQITQVRKLISKLKKTVNLKISEIKKEPDLNNLDEVDKHLNYLSQISEKDYVKFLEDFIVKSRFPVDFKMEYYSYSLYRNMRNYDRFSYISDVIPEYFHKEGKKVFENISDKSHRKSNLLKANSKIKVGFLLNGLDYFQVIFRHIFEAVVASKDLHFEYHFISVLPENFFQNSRIAKNMLQEYNIKYYIPSSKNLIQRANEILTYIKEEKMDVVIIQSFYLIPLMMFMYPAIRKIVPVIGQWMLQDLEKYFLDKIDFLMLEEKEKEHLLNGGLKKTKLFEFINAVDREIIENSRDVKSFYGLPRNSEVVISVGRAIKYMNKEFWKVVLELLENIQKDLRFIFIGPDKKSVGKYVPDFYLKNKKIILHGPDLNGRSFLKSADYYINSFPNGGGISFKEAYYAGLPIISFYSRCKNKINIHCRSLYLPIIYYENAENYFPEYREGENNVNKFYEMAYKLITDKGFKDSLQNSRRIPKEKMTYEFFITNFEKFIINNFRR